From a region of the Streptacidiphilus albus JL83 genome:
- a CDS encoding SURF1 family protein: protein MYRFLFTPRWLGLHLFAVLAVPLCIWLGVWQLSRFEQRTHTGGHRAAQAAEHIDNAVPLSKLLAGADADTVTAGDAGREVTFSGRYDAAHQLLVPQREVDGKNGYYVLTPLLLADGTHIAVIRGWTASPAQVAAPAAGETVLHGRLQISEDASTAGVISTGILPSGQIGMISPATLINILPYSVYDGWIALDAGSTSLVPVPTYQASQGDGLTPEALQNLGYTCQWFVFAGFVVFMWFRLVRREAEVARDRQLGIFTAEAV from the coding sequence GTGTACCGGTTCCTCTTCACCCCGCGCTGGCTCGGCCTCCACCTCTTCGCCGTGCTCGCCGTGCCGCTGTGCATCTGGCTGGGTGTGTGGCAGCTCAGCCGCTTCGAGCAGCGCACGCACACCGGGGGCCACCGCGCGGCGCAGGCCGCCGAGCACATCGACAACGCGGTGCCGCTGTCCAAGCTGCTGGCCGGCGCGGACGCCGACACCGTCACGGCCGGTGACGCGGGTCGCGAGGTCACCTTCTCCGGGCGCTACGACGCCGCGCACCAGCTGCTGGTGCCGCAGCGCGAGGTCGACGGGAAGAACGGCTACTACGTACTCACCCCGCTGCTGCTCGCCGACGGCACCCACATCGCGGTGATCCGGGGCTGGACCGCGAGCCCGGCCCAGGTCGCCGCTCCGGCGGCGGGTGAGACCGTGCTGCACGGGCGGCTGCAGATCTCCGAGGACGCGAGCACCGCCGGGGTGATCTCCACCGGCATCCTGCCGAGCGGCCAGATCGGCATGATCAGCCCGGCGACCTTGATCAACATTCTGCCGTACAGCGTCTACGACGGCTGGATCGCGCTGGACGCGGGCTCGACCAGCCTGGTGCCGGTGCCGACCTACCAGGCCTCGCAGGGCGACGGCCTGACGCCGGAGGCGCTGCAGAACCTCGGCTACACCTGTCAGTGGTTCGTCTTCGCCGGTTTCGTTGTCTTCATGTGGTTCCGCCTGGTCCGCCGGGAGGCGGAGGTCGCCCGCGACCGTCAGCTCGGCATCTTCACCGCAGAAGCGGTCTGA